A genomic region of Miscanthus floridulus cultivar M001 chromosome 3, ASM1932011v1, whole genome shotgun sequence contains the following coding sequences:
- the LOC136547363 gene encoding probable galacturonosyltransferase-like 4, whose amino-acid sequence MARACRMAPLLVLALLLLVAAAASGIRVDVFRLQSSSAPPSSPAFREAPAFRNGDECPPRGSPDGRVDVAMTLDANYLRGTMAAVFSILQHTACPENVAFHFLAAAAPATDGDPDPLAAICATFPYLDPSVHRFDPSRVRGRISRSVRHALDQPLNYARIYLADTLPADVRRVIYLDSDVVVVDDVRKLWSVDLGARHVVAAPEYCHANFTKYFTDAFWSDGDLSAAFRGRRPCYFNTGVMVMDVARWRRGGYTRRVEEWMSVQKRKRIYHLGSLPPFLLVLAGDIRPVDHRWNQHGLGGDNVEGRCRSLHPGPISLLHWSGKGKPWLRLDARKPCTVDYLWAPYDLYKAAATALEE is encoded by the coding sequence ATGGCGAGGGCCTGCAGGATGGCCCCCCTCCTGGTCCTGGCGCTGCTCCTGCTCGTGGCCGCCGCCGCGTCGGGCATCCGGGTGGACGTGTTCCGCCTCCAATCGTcgtccgcgccgccgtcgtccccgGCGTTCCGCGAGGCGCCCGCGTTCCGCAACGGGGACGAGTGCCCGCCCCGTGGCTCCCCCGACGGCCGCGTCGACGTCGCCATGACGCTGGACGCCAACTACCTGCGCGGCACCATGGCGGCCGTCTTCTCCATCCTGCAGCACACGGCGTGCCCGGAGAACGTGGCGTTCCACTTcctggccgccgccgcgcccgccaccgACGGCGACCCGGACCCGCTGGCGGCGATCTGCGCCACGTTCCCGTACCTTGACCCGAGCGTGCACCGGTTCGACCCGTCCCGTGTGCGCGGCCGCATCTCCCGCTCCGTGCGCCACGCGCTGGACCAGCCGCTCAACTACGCGCGCATCTACCTGGCCGACACGCTCCCCGCCGACGTGCGCCGGGTCATCTACCTCGACTCCgacgtggtggtggtggacgACGTGCGCAAGCTCTGGTCCGTGGACCTGGGCGCGCGCCACGTGGTGGCGGCGCCCGAGTACTGCCACGCCAACTTCACCAAGTACTTCACCGACGCCTTCTGGTCGGACGGGGACCTGAGCGCCGCGTTCCGGGGCCGCCGCCCCTGCTACTTCAACACGGGAGTGATGGTCATGGACGTGGCGCGGTGGCGCCGCGGCGGGTACACCCGGCGGGTGGAGGAGTGGATGTCGGTGCAGAAGCGGAAGCGGATCTACCACCTGGGGTCGCTGCCGCCGTTCCTGCTGGTGCTCGCCGGGGACATCAGGCCCGTCGACCACCGCTGGAACCAGCACGGGCTCGGCGGCGACAACGTGGAGGGCAGGTGCCGGAGCCTGCACCCGGGCCCCATCAGCCTGCTTCACTGGAGCGGCAAGGGCAAGCCCTGGCTCCGGCTCGACGCACGGAAGCCCTGCACCGTCGACTACCTCTGGGCGCCCTACGACCTCTACAAGGCCGCGGCCACCGCGCTGGAGGAGTAG
- the LOC136547365 gene encoding uncharacterized protein: MSFFFRAATRQRPSPQEIARSIKDSLVALDTKIGAKALEDSEKNLLTLRHTLAGDGEVEPNQEQVLQIALEICKEGVLSLFVQNLPSLGWEARKDLVHCWCILLRQKVDEGHCCVQYIENHLDLLDFLVVCYKNLEVALNCGNMLRECIKYPTLAKYILESSSFELFFQYVELPNFDIASDALNTFKDLLTKHEDQVSEFLSSHYEQFFGLYTKLLSSTNYVTRRQSVKFLSEFLLEAPNAQIMKRYILEVRYLNIMMGLLKDSSKNIRICSFHIFKVFVANPNKPREIIQVLVDNHRELLKLLHNLPTSKGEDEQLDEERDLIIKEIEKLVRLSV, translated from the exons ATGTCCTTCTTCTTCCGGGCCGCGACGCGGCAGCGCCCGTCGCCGCAGGAGATCGCCCGCTCCATCAAGGACTCCCTCGTTGCCCTCGACACCAAGATCGGCGCCAAG GCTCTCGAGGATTCTGAGAAAAACTTACTTACGTTGAGGCATACACTTGCTGGTGATGGAGAAGTAGAACCAAATCAAGAGCAGGTTCTGCAGATAGCCCTTGAGATTTGCAAGGAGGGTGTTCTTTCCCTCTTTGTTCAGAATCTTCCTTCCTTGGGTTGGGAG GCTAGAAAGGATCTTGTCCACTGCTGGTGTATTTTGTTGAGACAGAAGGTTGATGAAGGCCATTGTTGTGTCCAGTATATTGAAAATCATTTAGATCTTTTGGATTTCCTTGTTGTTTG CTACAAGAACTTGGAAGTTGCGTTGAATTGTGGGAACATGTTGCGAGAATGCATAAAATATCCGACACTTGCAAA ATATATATTGGAGTCAAGTAGCTTCGAGTTGTTTTTCCAGTATGTTGAATTGCCAAACTTCGATATTGCTTCTGACGCTCTGAACACCTTCAAG GATTTGCTAACCAAACATGAAGATCAAGTCTCTGAATTTCTGAGCTCACATTATGAACAG TTTTTTGGACTCTACACAAAACTTTTATCTTCAACTAATTATGTGACACGAAGACAATCAGTGAAG TTTCTTTCAGAGTTTCTGTTGGAGGCCCCAAATGCTCAAATAATGAAGCGTTACATTTTGGAAGTTCGTTACTTAAACATTATGATGGGTCTTCTGAAG GATTCAAGCAAAAATATCAGGATATGTTCCTTCCACATTTTTAAG GTATTTGTTGCCAATCCAAACAAGCCTCGTGAGATTATTCAGGTTTTGGTTGACAATCACAGAGAACTGTTGAAGCTACTCCACAATCTCCCCACAAGCAAAG GtgaagatgaacaacttgatGAGGAGAGAGATCTAATTATCAAAGAGATCGAGAAGCTTGTGCGGTTGTCAGTATAA
- the LOC136547362 gene encoding disease resistance protein RGA5-like, with protein MGGVGEKILTGVMSTVVGKLTSLIEKKYTELKNVRKKLEQLRKELVAINLALEKLAAMENPDAQAKAWAAEMRELAYDLEDSIDLFTHHVDHEPMDTTTGVKRFFRNKIRKLKKLHYRHRFAKEIQEHFDLVNEAYGRRKRYKIDERSFCSSSISCAEIDPRLQALYVEVEKLVGVEKPSNEIIGRLVGENLAKGCRIVSIVGSGGSGKTTLAKQVYEKIKGQFSCAAFVSVSQKPNMNNLLRDLQYQTGVKEWMAMGSCSDLQLIDQLRSHLENQRYLVVIDDVWTEEAWQYIQYALPKNACTSRIIMTTRINSVGQLCRTSDEVFLYQMKPLSRSDSENLFLKMTLCADEDRFPIQLEGIKNDILEKCDGLPLAIITLASLLANKPRTKEEWERALNSIRYMHEKDSGMEVIDKILTLSYNDLPYHMRNCLLHLSTFPEDHEIYKDILLWRWIAEGFVTEKQGFTLEQVAESYFYEFINRSLIQPITLVPRFGMYTVEEGCRVHDIVLNFLISRSAEENFVTMLDGQGIPSSNQRIRRLSVWYNSIHAQAVSRGTMNLSHLRSISICDVGGWTMPPVLDLPVLRVLDIEEYNDLRILDPDGIIILFQLGYWRFFRSNGVTLPAQTRNRIVDPDCILSLFHLRYLRFGGAMDVTLPAQIGTLQYLQTLDLSGARVTQLPESIVQLKRLMCLVGYQLMMPDGFGNMESLEELGNLDGCNCSINFGEDLALLSKLRVLRVTFMWNRTSDLGARKESLISSLCKLGGNNLQSVYIYDNVGGGDCLVESWYPAPCRLQKFIHISKYSRFPKWINPSLCDLTYLDILVQKMEREYLRILEDLPAIRVLYLDVKEVAEDGLIVSYGAFRSLTCFQFYNVDGPGLVFEGGMRMLEWLRLGFDADKAVSTHGSLESGIGHLSNVKRIGLTIRMISEGENDPAEKAVKSVINGQVNMLPNCATVDIGFSRRSRFSPDRYNRAT; from the exons ATGGGAGGAGTTGGGGAGAAGATTTTAACGGGGGTGATGAGCACAGTGGTCGGCAAGCTCACTAGCCTCATCGAGAAGAAGTACACCGAGCTCAAGAACGTGAGGAAGAAGCTGGAGCAGCTCAGGAAGGAGCTGGTGGCCATCAACCTCGCGCTGGAGAAGCTCGCGGCCATGGAGAACCCAGACGCGCAGGCGAAGGCCTGGGCGGCGGAGATGCGCGAGCTGGCCTACGACTTGGAGGACAGCATCGATCTGTTCACCCACCACGTCGACCATGAGCCGATGGACACCACCACCGGAGTCAAGAGATTCTTCCGCAACAAGATCAGAAAGCTCAAGAAACTACACTACCGCCATAGGTTTGCCAAGGAGATCCAAGAACATTTTGATCTTGTCAACGAAGCATATGGGCGTAGAAAGAGATACAAGATTGACGAGCGCAGCTTCTGCAGTTCTAGCATCTCGTGCGCGGAGATCGATCCTCGGTTACAGGCACTGTACGTGGAGGTGGAGAAACTCGTGGGCGTTGAAAAACCAAGCAACGAGATCATTGGTCGGCTCGTCGGCGAGAACCTAGCAAAGGGATGTAGGATTGTCTCCATTGTTGGATCTGGAGGTTCAGGCAAGACTACGCTAGCAAAACAAGTGTACGAGAAAATCAAGGGTCAGTTTTCTTGTGCAGCTTTTGTGTCTGTATCACAGAAACCCAACATGAATAACCTTCTACGTGACTTACAATATCAAACTGGAGTTAAAGAATGGATGGCAATGGGATCTTGCAGTGACCTACAACTGATCGACCAACTAAGATCACATCTCGAAAATCAAAG GTATCTTGTTGTGATTGATGACGTTTGGACAGAGGAAGCATGGCAATACATACAATATGCTCTTCCTAAAAATGCCTGTACAAGTAGAATAATCATGACGACACGCATCAACAGTGTAGGACAGTTGTGCCGCACTTCAGATGAGGTCTTTCTTTATCAAATGAAACCTCTTAGCAGAAGTGATTCTGAAAATTTATTTCTCAAAATGACACTTTGTGCTGATGAAGATAGGTTTCCTATTCAACTGGAGGGGATAAAAAATGATATACTTGAAAAATGCGATGGTTTGCCATTGGCTATTATTACTCTAGCTAGTTTGTTAGCTAATAAACCGAGAACAAAGGAAGAATGGGAGAGAGCACTTAATTCTATCCGTTATATGCATGAAAAAGACAGTGGGATGGAAGTAATAGATAAGATACTTACTCTGAGTTACAACGATCTACCATACCATATGAGAAATTGCTTACTGCATCTCAGTACATTTCCAGAGGATCATGAGATTTACAAAGATATATTGCTATGGAGATGGATAGCCGAAGGATTTGTCACTGAAAAACAAGGTTTTACTTTGGAGCAAGTTGCTGAGAGTTACTTTTATGAGTTTATAAATAGGAGTTTGATACAGCCCATAACCTTGGTTCCAAGATTTGGAATGTACACGGTAGAAGAAGGATGTCGAGTCCATGATATTGTATTGAACTTCCTCATCTCTCGGTCAGCTGAAGAAAATTTTGTAACTATGTTGGATGGCCAGGGTATTCCATCTTCAAATCAAAGGATTCGTCGGCTCTCTGTCTGGTACAATTCAATACATGCACAGGCAGTCTCTCGAGGAACCATGAATCTGTCTCATCTCCGTTCAATTAGTATATGCGATGTTGGAGGATGGACGATGCCTCCTGTTTTGGACCTACCTGTTCTTCGGGTGTTAGATATAGAGGAATACAATGATTTGAGGATTCTTGATCCTGATGGCATTATAATTTTATTTCAACTGGGGTATTGGAGGTTCTTTAGATCAAATGGTGTCACGCTACCAGCCCAAACAAGGAATCGGATTGTTGATCCTGATTGCATTTTAAGTTTATTCCATCTGAGATATCTGAGGTTTGGTGGAGCAATGGATGTCACACTACCAGCTCAAATTGGGACTCTACAGTATCTGCAGACTCTTGATTTAAGCGGAGCTAGAGTAACACAGCTTCCAGAAAGTATTGTTCAGCTCAAGCGATTGATGTGTCTTGTTGGGTACCAACTCATGATGCCAGATGGGTTTGGTAACATGGAATCCCTTGAGGAGTTAGGGAATCTAGATGGCTGCAACTGCTCCATAAATTTTGGGGAAGATCTAGCACTTTTGAGCAAGTTGAGGGTACTCCGAGTGACGTTCATGTGGAACAGAACAAGTGATCTGGGAGCTAGAAAGGAATCTTTGATTTCATCTCTCTGCAAACTCGGAGGAAACAACCTTCAGTCTGTCTATATTTATGACAATGTTGGTGGTGGAGATTGTCTTGTGGAATCGTGGTACCCTGCACCATGCCGCCTCCAAAAGTTTATTCATATCAGTAAATACTCCAGGTTTCCGAAGTGGATTAATCCCAGTCTTTGTGATCTCACCTACTTGGATATACTTGTTCAGAAGATGGAAAGGGAATATCTGCGTATTCTAGAAGATTTGCCTGCCATTCGTGTCCTATACCTTGATGTGAAGGAAGTTGCAGAAGATGGACTCATCGTCAGTTACGGTGCATTTCGAAGTCTAACATGTTTCCAATTCTATAATGTAGACGGACCTGGTTTGGTATTTGAAGGAGGTATGCGAATGCTGGAATGGCTTAGGCTCGGATTCGACGCAGATAAAGCAGTTTCAACACATGGCAGTTTAGAGAGTGGCATTGGGCACCTCTCAAATGTTAAACGTATCGGTCTTACTATCCGGATGATTTCTGAAGGTGAAAATGATCCCGCGGAGAAGGCCGTCAAATCTGTCATCAATGGCCAAGTAAATATGCTTCCCAACTGCGCCACAGTGGACATTGGATTTAGTAGACGGAGTCGGTTTTCACCTGACAGGTACAATAGGGCCACATAG
- the LOC136542706 gene encoding uncharacterized protein, which yields MGLQRKILGKRSIQQVPEEEVEAVSIPQLVELRSLKLKRSHSHGGDDDDEDPRQLSPPPSANGAGTERPLHCPPAPKKPRLELGCSLDGFKVLRVMDLRCFLR from the coding sequence ATGGGTCTCCAAAGGAAGATCCTGGGAAAGAGAAGCATCCAGCAGGTGCCAGAAGAAGAAGTGGAAGCTGTTAGTATTCCGCAGCTGGTGGAGCTGCGGTCACTGAAGCTGAAGCGGTCTCACTCccacggcggcgacgacgacgatgaagATCCACGACAGCTTTCACCGCCGCCGTCGGCGAACGGTGCTGGAACTGAACGCCCCCTGCACTGCCCACCGGCGCCGAAGAAGCCGAGGCTCGAGCTGGGGTGTAGCCTGGACGGATTCAAGGTGCTGCGTGTCATGGACCTGCGTTGCTTCCTGCGCTGA
- the LOC136547364 gene encoding cytochrome P450 734A5-like, whose translation MTWWPWPWSWQATALAAAAWLCLHLAVARLMEALWWRPRRLERHFAHHGVRGPGYRFFFGSSIELIRLMVDASSRPAPPQAPHDVLPRVLAFYHHWRKLYGPMHLIWFGRTPRLVVSSPELIREVLLSRSEHFDRYEAHPLIRQFEGLGLSNLHGDEWARRRKILTPAFNAENLKLLAPFVADTVQRMLEERVLLPSSSAAGGSGEVEVDVAEWYQRLPKEAITVATFGRNSDEGSAVFRLQAEHASYATEAHSKVFIPGYRFLPTRRNRRVWQLGREIRSLLAKLVADLQSGGEDHRHRGRDHGRAGGMRDFMSFMAPAMTADEIIEESKNFFFAGLETLTSLLTWATVALAMHPEWQDRARREVLEVCGRRGVPTKDHLPRLRTLGMVVNETLRLYPPAVATIRKAKRVVELGGCVVPAGTEVMIPIMAVHHDADVWGADATEFNPARFADDGGDRRPRQQMAFMPFGGGVRVCIGQYLALMEAKIALAMVLQRCQFRLSPSYVHAPRVLMILNPQHGAPVIFRPL comes from the exons ATGACgtggtggccgtggccgtggtcgTGGCAAGCGACCGCGCTCGCCGCCGCGGCGTGGCTGTGCCTCCACCTAGCCGTGGCGCGGCTCATGGAGGCGCTGTGGTGGCGGCCGCGCCGGCTGGAGCGCCACTTCGCGCACCACGGCGTGCGCGGGCCGGGCTACCGCTTCTTCTTCGGCAGCTCCATCGAGCTCATCCGCCTCATGGTGGACGCCTCCTCCCGCCCCGCGCCGCCCCAAGCGCCGCACGACGTCCTCCCCAGGGTGCTCGCCTTCTACCACCATTGGAGGAAGCTCTACG GTCCGATGCATCTGATTTGGTTCGGGAGGACGCCGCGTCTGGTCGTGAGCTCGCCGGAGCTGATCCGGGAGGTGCTGCTGTCGCGATCGGAGCATTTCGACCGGTACGAGGCGCACCCGCTGATCCGCCAGTTCGAGGGCCTCGGCCTCAGCAACCTCCACGGCGACGAGTGGGCGCGCCGCCGCAAGATTCTTACGCCCGCCTTCAACGCCGAGAACCTCAAGCTGCTCGCGCCCTTCGTCGCCGACACGGTGCAGCGGATGCTGGAGGAGCGCGTGCTGCTACCGTCGTCATCGGCGGCGGGCGGGTCCGGCGAGGTGGAGGTGGACGTGGCGGAGTGGTACCAGCGGCTGCCGAAGGAGGCCATCACCGTCGCCACGTTCGGCCGCAACAGCGACGAGGGCAGCGCCGTGTTCCGGCTGCAGGCCGAGCATGCCAGCTACGCCACCGAGGCGCACAGCAAGGTCTTCATCCCGGGCTACAGGTTCCTGCCCACCAGGAGGAACAGGCGCGTGTGGCAGCTCGGCAGGGAGATCAGGAGCCTCCTGGCCAAGCTCGTCGCCGACCTGCAGAGCGGCGGCGAGGACCACCGACACCGGGGCCGGGACCACGGGCGCGCCGGCGGCATGAGGGACTTCATGAGCTTCATGGCCCCGGCCATGACGGCGGACGAGATCATCGAGGAGTCCAAGAATTTCTTCTTCGCCGGACTGGAGACGCTGACCAGCCTCCTCACCTGGGCCACCGTCGCGCTCGCCATGCATCCGGAGTGGCAGGACCGCGCTCGCCGGGAGGTCCTCGAAGTCTGCGGCCGCCGGGGCGTCCCCACCAAGGACCACCTCCCCAGGCTCAGGACGCTCGGGATGGTCGTGAACGAGACGCTCAGGCTCTACCCGCCGGCGGTGGCCACCATCCGGAAGGCGAAGCGGGTcgtggagctcggcggctgcgtcGTGCCGGCGGGCACGGAGGTCATGATTCccatcatggccgtgcaccacgACGCCGACGTGTGGGGCGCTGACGCCACGGAATTCAACCCCGCGCGCTTCGCGGACGACGGCGGCGACCGCCGGCCGCGGCAGCAGATGGCGTTCATGCCGTTCGGCGGCGGCGTGCGGGTGTGCATCGGCCAGTACCTGGCGCTCATGGAGGCCAAGATCGCCTTGGCCATGGTGCTGCAGCGCTGCCAGTTCCGGCTGTCGCCGTCGTACGTGCACGCGCCGAGGGTGCTCATGATACTCAACCCGCAGCACGGCGCGCCGGTCATCTTCCGGCCGTTGTGA
- the LOC136542705 gene encoding disease resistance protein RGA5-like, giving the protein MMGPVLDKLASLVEKYTELKNVRKKMEQLRKELIAINLALEKHAAMESPDAQAKAWAAEMRELAYDLEDSIDLFTHHVDHEPPDTTTGVKRFFLRMIRKLKKLHYRHRFAQEIKELHDLANESYRRRKRYRIEEGGSSISHAEIDPRLQALYVEVEKLVGIQGPSQEIIGRLVGENPPVERQRVVAIVGSGGSGKTTLAKQVYEKIRGQFSCAAFVSVSQKPNMISLLWEFLSQIGSNGGDLGLMAIGSRSEKQLIDSLRSHLKNQRYLVVIDDVWTKSAWETIQCALPNNGHTSKVIMTTRINSVGQFSCASDEGFIYQMKPLSRNDSEKLFLKRTLCDEDEFPVQLEGIKDEIIEKCDGLPLAIVTLASMIATKPRTEEEWERALNSIHSMHEKDSGLEVIDKILSLSYSDLPHNMRNCLLYLSTFPEDHMIYKDILVWRWIAEGFIAEKQGFTLEQVAESYFYEFVNRSLVQPITLRSRYETRGEGGCRVHDIVLNFLISRSTEENFLTMLYGQGVPSSDQRIRRLSVWDNPEHALAVSRETMNLSHLRSVSICNVGGWTMPPVLDLPVLRVLDLEGCRDLRIVDPDCILSLFHLRYLGFCSASGVVLPDQIGNLHYLQTIDLSGTGVTQLPESIVRLKRLMLLIGQRLIMPDGFGNMESLQELGTIDCWKCSINFGEDLALLSRLRVLRVTFIGLETSDMETRKKSLMSSLCKLGGNNLRHVTIDDHVGGGDCFVDSWYPPPRLLQKFIHISQYFSRFPKWISSCLCDLTHLDIKVEKMEQEYLRILEDLPAIRSLYLFVKQVSEDGLIISRGAFRCLRRFEFCNIDGPGLIFEGGMRMLEWLRLGFDADKAQSTYGSLEVGIHHLSSLKHIVLIVWMISEGGNDPVEEAVKSVISGLKMLPNSPTLDIRFRRRSRLAGTE; this is encoded by the exons ATGATGGGCCCCGTGCTCGACAAGCTCGCTAGCCTCGTCGAGAAGTACACCGAGCTCAAAAACGTGAGGAAgaagatggagcagctgaggaagGAGCTGATCGCCATCAACCTAGCGTTGGAGAAGCACGCGGCCATGGAGAGCCCGGACGCGCAGGCGAAGGCGTGGGCGGCGGAGATGCGCGAGCTGGCCTACGACTTGGAGGACAGCATCGACCTCTTCACCCACCACGTCGACCACGAACCGCCGGACACCACCACCGGCGTCAAGAGGTTCTTCCTCCGGATGATCCGGAAGCTCAAGAAACTCCACTACCGCCACAGGTTTGCTCAGGAGATCAAAGAGCTTCATGATCTTGCCAACGAATCGTACCGGCGTAGAAAGAGATACAGGATTGAGGAGGGCGGTTCTAGCATCTCGCACGCGGAGATCGATCCTCGGTTACAGGCACTCTATGTGGAGGTGGAGAAGCTCGTGGGCATCCAGGGCCCAAGCCAGGAGATCATTGGCCGGCTCGTCGGCGAGAACCCGCCAGTGGAGCGACAGAGGGTTGTCGCCATTGTTGGATCTGGAGGTTCAGGCAAGACTACACTTGCTAAACAGGTGTACGAGAAAATTAGGGGCCAATTCTCTTGTGCAGCTTTTGTGTCTGTGTCGCAAAAGCCCAATATGATTAGCCTTCTATGGGAGTTTCTATCTCAAATTGGGAGCAACGGTGGAGATTTAGGATTGATGGCAATAGGATCTCGCAGCGAAAAGCAACTGATTGACAGCCTAAGATCACATCTTAAAAATCAGAG GTATCTCGTTGTGATAGATGATGTTTGGACAAAGTCAGCATGGGAAACCATACAATGTGCTCTTCCTAATAATGGCCATACAAGTAAAGTAATTATGACGACACGTATCAACAGTGTAGGTCAGTTCTCCTGCGCTTCAGATGAGGGTTTTATCTATCAAATGAAACCTCTTAGCAGAAATGATTCTGAAAAATTATTTCTGAAAAGGACATTATGTGATGAAGATGAGTTCCCTGTTCAGCTGGAGGGGATTAAAGATGAGATAATTGAAAAATGTGATGGTTTGCCACTGGCCATTGTTACTCTAGCTAGCATGATAGCTACTAAACCAAGAACAGAGGAAGAATGGGAGAGGGCACTTAATTCTATCCATTCTATGCACGAAAAAGACAGTGGCCTGGAAGTGATAGATAAGATACTGTCTCTGAGTTACAGCGATCTACCTCACAATATGAGAAATTGCTTATTGTATCTGAGTACATTTCCAGAGGATCACATGATTTACAAAGATATCTTAGTATGGAGATGGATAGCTGAAGGATTTATCGCTGAAAAACAAGGCTTTACTTTGGAACAAGTTGCTGAGAGTTACTTTTATGAGTTTGTAAACAGGAGTTTGGTCCAGCCCATAACCTTGCGTTCAAGATATGAAACTCGTGGAGAAGGAGGATGTCGAGTCCATGATATTGTATTGAACTTCCTCATCTCTCGTTCAACTGAAGAAAATTTTTTAACTATGTTGTATGGCCAGGGGGTTCCATCTTCAGATCAAAGGATTCGTCGGCTCTCTGTCTGGGACAATCCAGAACATGCACTGGCAGTCTCTCGAGAAACCATGAATCTGTCCCATCTCCGGTCAGTTAGTATATGCAATGTTGGAGGTTGGACTATGCCTCCTGTTTTAGACCTACCTGTCCTTCGAGTGTTAGATCTAGAGGGATGCCGTGATTTGAGGATTGTTGACCCTGATTGCATTTTAAGTTTATTTCATCTGAGATACCTGGGGTTCTGTAGTGCAAGCGGTGTTGTGCTACCGGATCAAATTGGAAATCTACACTATCTGCAGACCATCGATTTAAGCGGGACTGGAGTAACACAGCTGCCAGAAAGTATTGTTCGGCTCAAGCGACTGATGCTTCTTATTGGTCAACGTCTCATCATGCCAGATGGGTTTGGTAACATGGAATCCCTTCAGGAATTAGGGACTATTGATTGCTGGAAGTGCTCCATCAATTTTGGGGAAGATCTAGCACTTTTGAGCAGATTGAGGGTGCTCCGAGTGACTTTCATTGGGCTCGAAACAAGTGATATGGAAACTAGAAAGAAATCTTTGATGTCATCCCTCTGCAAACTTGGAGGAAACAACCTTCGGCATGTCACTATTGATGACCATGTTGGTGGTGGAGATTGTTTTGTGGATTCGTGGTACCCGCCTCCACGTCTCCTCCAAAAGTTCATTCATATCAGTCAATACTTCTCCAGGTTTCCTAAGTGGATTAGTTCCTGTCTATGTGATCTCACCCACTTGGATATAAAAGTTGAAAAGATGGAGCAAGAATATCTACGCATTCTTGAAGATCTGCCCGCCATCCGTTCGCTATACCTTTTCGTAAAGCAAGTTTCTGAAGATGGGCTCATCATCAGTCGTGGTGCATTCCGATGCCTAAGGCGTTTCGAATTCTGTAATATAGATGGACCTGGTTTGATATTTGAAGGAGGCATGCGAATGCTAGAATGGCTTAGGCTCGGATTCGATGCAGATAAAGCACAATCAACATATGGCAGTTTGGAGGTTGGCATCCACCACCTCTCATCTCTCAAACATATCGTGCTCATTGTCTGGATGATTTCTGAAGGTGGTAATGATCCAGTGGAGGAAGCCGTCAAGTCTGTCATCAGTGGCCTAAAGATGCTCCCCAACTCTCCAACGCTTGATATCAGATTTCGTAGACGGAGTCGGCTGGCAGGCACAGAATAA